The following proteins are co-located in the Roseovarius arcticus genome:
- a CDS encoding N-acetylmuramoyl-L-alanine amidase, with product MKHLILCAAFALIGAAGAAQQSDFGALARLDPAASAITGGAGAITVDLALSQGVPFRIFSLDTPPRIVVDFREVDWAGTLGPELVKTDQVLSARVGGFRPGWSRMVLELAGPYALAQAALLSDPASEGAQLELILEQTTPEAFAAGAGVPHQPGWDLPDAADVGPANAARDPAAPLTIVLDPGHGGIDPGAGEDGTLEKDLMLAFARELKEALLRRGDARVVLTREDDSFVSLERRVSIAHIEAADLFLSLHADSLGEGGARGATIYKLGADATDAASAALAERHDRADMLAGLDLSGTDDVVADVLMDLARMETQPRADLLARALLLGLEEERMPMNSKPIRSASFSVLKSPDIPSLLLELGFLSSGRDLGNLTDPQWRARMALAIADGIDAWIIADSANADLVRQ from the coding sequence ATGAAACATCTGATCCTTTGCGCAGCATTCGCGCTGATCGGCGCGGCCGGGGCTGCACAGCAGAGCGATTTTGGCGCACTTGCCCGGCTAGACCCCGCCGCCAGTGCGATCACGGGCGGGGCGGGCGCGATTACTGTCGATCTGGCGCTAAGCCAAGGCGTGCCTTTTCGCATCTTTAGCCTCGACACCCCGCCGCGCATCGTCGTCGATTTTCGCGAGGTGGATTGGGCCGGCACGCTGGGGCCAGAGCTGGTAAAGACCGATCAGGTCTTGTCAGCGCGCGTGGGCGGGTTTCGTCCGGGCTGGTCGCGCATGGTGTTGGAATTGGCGGGACCATACGCACTGGCACAGGCGGCGTTATTGTCGGACCCGGCAAGCGAAGGCGCACAGCTGGAATTGATACTAGAGCAGACAACGCCTGAAGCATTTGCCGCAGGTGCCGGCGTGCCGCATCAGCCCGGATGGGATTTGCCGGATGCCGCCGATGTCGGCCCCGCTAACGCCGCGCGCGATCCTGCCGCGCCGCTGACTATTGTTCTGGACCCCGGCCACGGCGGCATTGATCCGGGCGCCGGGGAAGACGGCACGTTGGAGAAGGATCTGATGCTGGCCTTCGCGCGCGAATTGAAGGAGGCGCTGCTGCGGCGCGGCGACGCCCGTGTTGTACTCACGCGTGAGGACGACAGTTTCGTCTCGCTGGAGCGCCGCGTTTCTATCGCGCATATCGAGGCTGCAGATCTGTTTTTGTCGCTGCACGCAGACTCGCTGGGCGAGGGAGGTGCGCGCGGGGCGACGATCTATAAACTGGGCGCCGATGCCACTGACGCCGCCAGCGCAGCCTTGGCCGAGCGGCACGACCGCGCCGATATGCTGGCTGGCCTCGACCTGAGCGGAACCGACGATGTTGTCGCGGATGTGCTGATGGATCTTGCCCGGATGGAAACGCAGCCAAGGGCTGATCTGCTGGCGCGGGCCTTGCTGTTGGGGCTGGAGGAGGAGCGGATGCCAATGAATTCCAAGCCGATCCGCAGTGCTAGCTTTTCGGTCTTGAAATCGCCCGACATTCCATCGCTGCTGCTGGAGTTGGGGTTCCTGTCCAGCGGGCGCGATCTGGGCAATTTGACCGATCCGCAGTGGCGCGCGCGCATGGCGCTGGCGATTGCCGACGGCATTGATGCGTGGATAATCGCGGACTCAGCCAATGCAGATTTGGTGCGTCAGTGA
- a CDS encoding DsbA family protein — MASPAPEVAATPEIGQLDDAAFGARVRNYLMENPEVIFEAAAVMEQRQQDLQSANDGDLIEQHADALFDDGQSWVGGNLDGDVTIVEFMDYRCGYCRRAFPEVEELIAGDGNIRIIVKEFPILGEQSTIASQFAIAAQQQLGDDAYKSLHDAMMTYKGDMAVPALTRLAEALGLDATLIVDHMDSDEVAKVIADNRALGQAMQISGTPSFIMHDQIVRGYVPLEGMQEIVKDIRG, encoded by the coding sequence ATGGCGAGTCCCGCGCCCGAGGTAGCCGCGACGCCCGAGATCGGCCAGCTGGACGACGCCGCATTCGGCGCGCGCGTACGCAATTACCTGATGGAGAATCCCGAGGTCATCTTTGAGGCTGCCGCCGTGATGGAGCAGCGCCAGCAGGACTTGCAAAGCGCCAATGACGGCGACCTGATCGAGCAGCACGCAGATGCTCTCTTTGACGACGGCCAGTCTTGGGTCGGGGGCAACTTAGACGGCGATGTAACCATTGTTGAGTTCATGGATTATCGTTGTGGCTATTGCCGCCGCGCCTTTCCCGAAGTCGAAGAGCTGATAGCGGGCGACGGCAACATCCGCATCATCGTCAAGGAATTCCCAATTCTGGGCGAACAGTCGACCATCGCCTCGCAGTTCGCCATCGCCGCGCAGCAGCAGTTAGGCGACGACGCCTACAAGTCGCTGCACGACGCGATGATGACCTACAAAGGCGACATGGCCGTGCCAGCCCTCACCCGCCTCGCCGAGGCGCTGGGGCTGGACGCCACCCTCATCGTTGACCACATGGACAGCGACGAAGTTGCCAAGGTGATCGCGGACAACCGCGCTCTTGGACAGGCAATGCAAATCTCGGGCACGCCGTCGTTCATCATGCACGATCAAATCGTACGCGGTTACGTCCCGCTCGAAGGGATGCAAGAAATCGTCAAGGATATTCGCGGATAG